In a genomic window of Glycine max cultivar Williams 82 chromosome 13, Glycine_max_v4.0, whole genome shotgun sequence:
- the LOC102661280 gene encoding GTPase-activating protein MSB4, with the protein MKYCGQAMNFFAGLLLLLMPEENAFWAFAGIIDEYFAGYYTEDMIESQVDQLIFEELMRERFYQTDGNSLNVDSEVDSLPHLQEQDWSCTKPKV; encoded by the exons ATGAAATACTGTGGCCAG GCAATGAATTTCTTTGCTGGTTTATTGCTACTTCTTATGCCAGAAGAAAATGCCTTTTG GGCATTTGCTGGcattattgatgaatattttgCAGGCTATTATACTGAGGATATGATTGAATCCCaa GTGGACCAGCTTATTTTTGAGGAATTAATGCGTGAAAGATTTTACCAAACTGATGGGAATAGTCTCAATGTTGATTCAGAAGTGGATTCCCTACCACATCTCCAGGAACAG GACTGGTCGTGTACAAAGCCCAAGGTTTGA